TGGAAAACCTGAATATGGATCTGCTGTACATGGCTGCCGCTGTGATGATGGGTCTGGCGGCAATCGGTGCTGCGATCGGTATCGGCATCCTCGGGGGTAAATTCCTGGAAGGCGCTGCGCGTCA
This Shimwellia blattae DSM 4481 = NBRC 105725 DNA region includes the following protein-coding sequences:
- the atpE gene encoding F0F1 ATP synthase subunit C encodes the protein MENLNMDLLYMAAAVMMGLAAIGAAIGIGILGGKFLEGAARQPDLIPLLRTQFFIVMGLVDAIPMIAVGLGLYVMFAVA